In a genomic window of Pseudomonas mohnii:
- a CDS encoding ABC transporter ATP-binding protein/permease, which translates to MNQNAEYSAVNDAVRGQFFRKVWAMTTPYWRSEEKGKAWTLLIAVIALSLVSVGISVWFNTWYKDFYNALQKKDEASFWTLILYFCAIAAVAIIGAVYRLYLTQMLTIRWRAWLTEKYFARWLSDKNYYRLEQGGYTDNPDQRISEDLNNFTLNTLSLGLGLIRNIVSLVSFSIILWGVSGSIEVLGFTIPGYMFWCVLVYAAVGSWLTHLIGRRLIGLNNQQQRFEADLRFSMVRVRENAESIALYNGEPNENRRLSSRFGMVWHNFWDIMKVSKRLTFFTSGYSQIAIIFPFMVAAPRYFSGKIELGELMQISSAFGNVQESFSWFISAYQDLASWRATCDRLLSFRQAMVDNEERVPAIDVQNQGNALQVHNLGLDLADGRHLLTNAEMTVEEGERVMLSGRSGSGKSTLLRAMGHLWPAGHGSIRLPAARYLFLPQKPYLPIGTLREALSYPQAGDTYPNERYVHVLETCRLPHLVARLDEANHWQRLLSPGEQQRLAFARALIYAPQWLYMDEATSAMDEEDEASLYQALIDELPGLSIISVGHRSSLKRFHPRHIRIENGRLVDQAVTA; encoded by the coding sequence ATGAATCAGAACGCTGAATATTCTGCGGTCAACGACGCGGTGCGCGGGCAGTTTTTTCGCAAAGTGTGGGCGATGACCACGCCTTACTGGCGTAGCGAAGAGAAGGGCAAGGCCTGGACGTTGCTGATCGCCGTGATTGCCCTCTCGTTGGTCAGCGTCGGGATCTCGGTGTGGTTCAACACCTGGTACAAAGACTTCTACAACGCCCTGCAGAAGAAGGATGAGGCGTCGTTCTGGACGTTGATCCTGTATTTCTGCGCCATTGCCGCGGTGGCGATTATCGGTGCGGTGTACCGCCTTTACCTGACCCAGATGCTGACCATACGGTGGCGGGCCTGGCTCACCGAAAAGTATTTCGCCCGCTGGCTCAGCGACAAAAATTACTATCGGCTGGAGCAGGGCGGTTACACCGATAACCCGGACCAGCGGATATCGGAAGACCTCAACAACTTCACCTTGAACACGCTGAGCCTGGGCCTTGGGCTGATTCGCAATATTGTCAGCCTGGTGTCGTTCTCGATCATCCTGTGGGGTGTATCAGGCAGTATTGAAGTGCTCGGCTTCACCATTCCCGGCTACATGTTCTGGTGCGTGCTGGTGTATGCCGCGGTCGGCAGTTGGCTGACGCATTTGATCGGTCGTCGTTTGATCGGCCTGAACAACCAACAACAACGCTTCGAAGCCGACCTGCGTTTCTCCATGGTCCGGGTCCGTGAAAATGCTGAAAGCATTGCGTTGTACAACGGCGAGCCCAACGAAAACCGCCGCCTGAGCAGTCGTTTCGGGATGGTTTGGCATAACTTCTGGGACATCATGAAGGTGTCCAAGCGTCTGACGTTCTTCACGTCCGGTTACAGCCAGATTGCGATCATTTTTCCGTTCATGGTCGCTGCGCCGCGTTACTTCTCCGGCAAGATCGAACTCGGTGAACTGATGCAAATCAGCTCGGCTTTCGGCAACGTTCAGGAGAGTTTCAGCTGGTTTATCAGTGCGTATCAGGACCTCGCTTCCTGGCGCGCCACCTGTGATCGTTTGTTGAGCTTCCGTCAGGCCATGGTCGATAACGAAGAGCGTGTCCCGGCCATCGACGTGCAGAATCAAGGGAATGCATTGCAGGTGCACAACCTCGGCCTCGATCTTGCTGACGGTCGCCATCTGCTGACCAATGCCGAGATGACCGTGGAGGAGGGCGAGCGCGTGATGCTCAGCGGTCGCTCCGGCAGCGGCAAGTCGACCTTGCTGCGGGCGATGGGGCATCTGTGGCCGGCGGGCCACGGCAGTATCCGCCTGCCGGCGGCGCGTTACCTGTTCCTGCCGCAGAAACCCTATCTGCCGATTGGTACGTTGCGCGAGGCATTGAGTTATCCACAGGCCGGCGATACCTACCCGAACGAGCGCTACGTGCACGTACTGGAAACCTGCCGACTGCCGCATCTGGTGGCGCGCCTCGATGAAGCCAATCACTGGCAGCGTCTGCTGTCGCCAGGTGAGCAACAGCGCCTGGCCTTCGCCCGTGCCCTGATTTATGCGCCGCAATGGTTGTACATGGACGAAGCGACGTCGGCGATGGATGAAGAGGATGAGGCTTCGCTGTATCAGGCGCTGATCGATGAGTTGCCGGGACTGAGCATCATCAGCGTCGGCCATCGCAGCAGTCTCAAGCGTTTCCATCCGCGGCACATTCGTATCGAGAATGGCCGCCTGGTGGACCAGGCCGTGACCGCCTGA
- a CDS encoding aldehyde dehydrogenase family protein — translation MTNAKRFDNYINGEWVAASDYATNINPSELSDAIGDYAKADLAQVHAAIDAARAAFPAWSTSGIQARHDSLDKVGTEILARRDELGTLLAREEGKTLPEAIGEVTRAGNIFKFFAGECLRLSGDYLPSVRPGVNVEVTREALGVVGLITPWNFPIAIPSWKIAPALAYGNCVVLKPADLVPGCAWALAEIISRAGFPAGVFNLVMGSGRVVGDALVHSPKVDGISFTGSVGVGRQIAVSCVSRQAKVQLEMGGKNPQIILEDADLKQAVELSVQSAFYSTGQRCTASSRFIVTAGIHDKFVEAMAERMKSIKVGHALKAGTDIGPVVSQAQLEQDMKYIDIGQSEGARLVSGGGLVTCDTEGYYLAPTLFADSEAAMRISREEIFGPVANVVRVADYEAALAMANDTEFGLSAGIATTSLKYANHFKRHSQAGMVMVNLPTAGVDYHVPFGGRKGSSYGSREQGRYAQEFYTVVKTSYIGS, via the coding sequence GTGACAAATGCAAAGCGTTTCGACAACTACATCAACGGCGAATGGGTCGCGGCCAGCGATTACGCGACCAACATCAACCCGTCCGAGCTCAGCGATGCCATCGGCGACTACGCCAAGGCTGACCTGGCCCAAGTCCACGCCGCCATCGATGCCGCCCGTGCCGCGTTTCCGGCGTGGTCCACATCCGGCATTCAGGCGCGTCACGATTCCCTGGATAAAGTCGGCACTGAAATTCTCGCCCGTCGCGATGAGCTCGGCACATTGCTGGCTCGGGAAGAGGGCAAGACCCTGCCCGAGGCCATTGGCGAAGTGACCCGCGCCGGCAACATTTTCAAATTCTTCGCCGGTGAATGCCTGCGCCTGTCCGGCGACTACCTGCCGTCGGTACGCCCGGGCGTCAACGTTGAAGTCACTCGTGAAGCACTGGGTGTGGTCGGTCTGATTACCCCGTGGAACTTCCCGATTGCCATCCCGTCGTGGAAAATCGCCCCGGCCCTGGCCTACGGCAACTGCGTCGTGCTCAAGCCTGCGGACCTGGTGCCAGGTTGCGCCTGGGCCCTGGCGGAAATCATCTCCCGCGCGGGCTTCCCGGCGGGCGTGTTCAACCTGGTGATGGGCAGCGGTCGCGTGGTGGGTGATGCCCTGGTCCACAGCCCGAAAGTCGACGGCATCAGCTTCACCGGTTCCGTGGGTGTCGGTCGTCAGATCGCCGTCAGCTGCGTGTCGCGCCAGGCCAAGGTCCAGCTGGAAATGGGCGGCAAGAACCCGCAGATCATTCTTGAGGACGCCGACCTCAAACAAGCGGTCGAGCTGTCGGTGCAGAGCGCGTTCTACTCCACCGGCCAGCGTTGCACCGCGTCGAGCCGCTTCATCGTCACTGCCGGCATCCACGACAAGTTCGTCGAAGCCATGGCCGAGCGCATGAAGTCGATCAAGGTCGGCCACGCGTTGAAAGCGGGCACCGATATCGGTCCGGTGGTTTCCCAGGCTCAACTGGAACAGGACATGAAGTACATCGACATCGGCCAGTCCGAAGGTGCGCGTCTGGTCAGCGGCGGTGGCTTGGTGACCTGTGACACCGAGGGCTACTACCTCGCTCCGACGCTGTTTGCCGACAGCGAAGCGGCGATGCGCATCAGCCGCGAAGAGATCTTCGGCCCGGTGGCCAACGTGGTTCGCGTCGCGGATTACGAAGCGGCATTGGCCATGGCCAACGACACCGAGTTCGGTCTGTCGGCGGGCATCGCCACGACGTCGTTGAAGTACGCCAACCACTTCAAGCGCCACTCCCAGGCCGGGATGGTGATGGTCAACCTGCCGACCGCTGGCGTGGATTACCACGTTCCGTTCGGCGGGCGTAAAGGTTCGTCCTATGGCTCCCGCGAGCAAGGCCGCTATGCGCAAGAGTTCTACACGGTCGTGAAGACCAGTTACATCGGCTCGTAA
- the kdgD gene encoding 5-dehydro-4-deoxyglucarate dehydratase — MNPQELKSILSSGLLSFPVTDFNAQGDFHRAGYIKRLEWLAPYGASALFAAGGTGEFFSLAASEYSEIIKTAVDTCATSVPILAGVGGSTRQAIEYAQEAERLGAKGLLLLPHYLTEASQDGVAAHVEAVCKSVNIGVVVYNRNVCRLNAPLLERLAERCPNLIGYKDGLGDIELMVSIRRRLGDRFSYLGGLPTAEVYAAAYKALGVPVYSSAVFNFIPKTAMDFYHAIARDDHATVGKIIDDFFLPYLDIRNRKAGYAVSIVKAGAKIAGYDAGPVRAPLTDLTGEEYEMLAALIDKQGAQ; from the coding sequence ATGAATCCACAAGAACTGAAGTCCATCCTCTCTTCCGGCCTGTTGTCTTTCCCGGTCACCGATTTCAATGCCCAGGGCGATTTCCACCGCGCTGGCTACATCAAGCGTCTCGAATGGCTGGCCCCATACGGCGCCTCGGCTCTGTTCGCCGCCGGCGGCACCGGTGAGTTCTTCTCTCTGGCGGCCAGCGAATATTCGGAAATCATCAAGACGGCGGTCGACACTTGCGCCACCAGCGTGCCGATTCTGGCCGGTGTTGGCGGTTCGACCCGTCAAGCCATCGAATACGCGCAGGAAGCTGAGCGTCTGGGCGCCAAGGGCCTGTTGCTGTTGCCGCATTACCTGACCGAAGCCAGCCAGGACGGCGTTGCCGCCCACGTTGAAGCCGTGTGCAAATCGGTCAACATCGGTGTCGTGGTCTACAACCGCAATGTTTGCCGTCTGAACGCGCCGTTGCTGGAGCGTCTGGCCGAGCGCTGCCCGAACCTGATCGGCTACAAGGACGGCCTGGGTGATATCGAGTTGATGGTGTCGATCCGCCGCCGCCTCGGTGACCGTTTCAGCTACCTGGGCGGCTTGCCGACCGCTGAAGTCTATGCCGCTGCCTATAAAGCGCTGGGCGTGCCGGTCTACTCCTCGGCGGTGTTCAACTTCATCCCGAAAACCGCGATGGACTTCTACCACGCGATCGCGCGTGACGATCACGCCACCGTTGGCAAGATCATTGATGACTTCTTCCTGCCGTACCTGGACATCCGTAACCGCAAAGCCGGTTACGCCGTGAGCATCGTCAAGGCCGGGGCAAAAATTGCCGGTTACGACGCGGGCCCTGTGCGTGCACCGCTGACCGATCTGACGGGCGAAGAGTACGAAATGCTCGCCGCGCTGATCGACAAGCAGGGCGCGCAGTAA
- a CDS encoding SIMPL domain-containing protein (The SIMPL domain is named for its presence in mouse protein SIMPL (signalling molecule that associates with mouse pelle-like kinase). Bacterial member BP26, from Brucella, was shown to assemble into a channel-like structure, while YggE from E. coli has been associated with resistance to oxidative stress.): MHTFRRSAALLALSIGAIASLPALAADELHYNQISLRAEVSQEVARDLMIVTLYTEEQNSDPAKLAADVSTTMNKALAQAKQVKDITLRQGSRNSYPIYDTKGQKITGWRERAELRLESPDFAALSKLTGELLTDLKMGGMDFAIATPTRKASEDALLKDAVTAFKARAQLATDALGGKGYKIVNLNLNSNGYPQPYMRAPMMMKAASMDAAPVTPEVEAGTSQVSMTADGSIEVLMP; encoded by the coding sequence ATGCACACATTCCGCCGCAGCGCCGCCCTCCTCGCCCTGAGCATTGGCGCGATCGCCAGCCTCCCGGCCCTGGCTGCCGACGAGCTTCATTACAACCAGATTTCACTGCGCGCCGAAGTCAGTCAGGAAGTGGCTCGCGACCTGATGATCGTGACCCTCTACACCGAAGAACAAAACAGTGACCCGGCCAAACTCGCCGCCGATGTCAGCACCACCATGAACAAGGCGCTGGCCCAGGCCAAACAGGTCAAGGACATCACTTTGCGCCAGGGCAGCCGCAACAGCTACCCGATCTATGACACCAAGGGTCAAAAAATCACTGGCTGGCGTGAACGCGCCGAGCTGCGCCTGGAAAGCCCGGACTTCGCCGCACTGTCGAAACTCACCGGCGAACTGCTCACCGACCTGAAGATGGGCGGCATGGACTTCGCCATTGCCACGCCAACCCGCAAGGCCAGCGAAGACGCCCTGCTCAAGGACGCCGTGACCGCGTTCAAGGCCCGCGCCCAACTGGCCACTGATGCACTGGGGGGCAAGGGTTACAAGATCGTCAACCTGAACCTCAACAGCAACGGCTATCCACAACCGTACATGCGCGCACCGATGATGATGAAAGCTGCCAGCATGGACGCCGCTCCGGTCACGCCGGAAGTGGAAGCGGGCACCAGCCAGGTCAGCATGACTGCCGACGGTTCGATTGAAGTGCTGATGCCTTGA
- the garD gene encoding galactarate dehydratase, with the protein MQLIEHSDSPRYIRLHERDNVVIVVNDQGVPAGTEFADGLVTVDFVPQSHKVTLEDIPEGGQVIRYGQTIGYALQPIPRGSWVKEDQLRMPTAPPLDSLPLSTEVPAAQAPLEGYTFEGYRNADGTVGTRNILGITTTVQCVTGVLDHAVKRIKDELLPKYPNVDDVVALTHSYGCGVAITATDAYIPIRTVRNLARNPNLGGEALVISLGCEKLQAGQVMHENDSSVDLSEPWLYRLQDSSHGFTEMIEQIMALAETRLKKLDQRRRETVPASELILGMQCGGSDAFSGITANPALGYASDLLLRAGATVMFSEVTEVRDAIYLLTSRAQTREVAQELVREMDWYDRYLAKGEADRSANTTPGNKKGGLSNIVEKSLGSIVKSGSSAITGVLGPGERFKQKGLIFCATPASDFVCGTLQLAAGMNLHVFTTGRGTPYGLAMAPVVKVSTRTELAQRWPDLIDIDAGRIATGRASIEDLGWELFHYYLDVASGKKQTWAERHKLHNDITLFNPAPIT; encoded by the coding sequence ATGCAGTTGATTGAACATTCCGACTCGCCGCGCTACATCCGCCTGCACGAGCGGGACAATGTGGTGATCGTGGTCAACGATCAGGGCGTACCGGCCGGCACCGAGTTTGCCGATGGCCTGGTCACCGTGGATTTCGTGCCACAAAGTCACAAGGTCACCCTAGAGGACATCCCCGAGGGCGGACAGGTGATTCGTTACGGCCAGACCATTGGCTACGCCTTGCAGCCGATTCCACGCGGCAGTTGGGTCAAGGAGGACCAATTGCGCATGCCCACCGCGCCACCGCTGGACAGCCTGCCGCTGTCCACCGAAGTGCCGGCCGCACAAGCACCGCTCGAAGGCTATACCTTCGAGGGTTATCGCAACGCCGACGGCACGGTTGGCACGCGTAACATTCTCGGCATCACGACCACGGTGCAGTGCGTTACCGGCGTGCTGGACCATGCGGTCAAGCGCATCAAGGACGAGCTGCTGCCCAAGTACCCGAACGTCGATGACGTGGTGGCGCTGACCCACAGTTACGGCTGCGGCGTGGCGATCACCGCCACCGATGCCTACATCCCGATTCGCACCGTGCGCAATCTGGCGCGCAACCCGAACCTGGGTGGCGAGGCCTTGGTGATCAGCCTGGGCTGCGAGAAATTGCAGGCCGGGCAAGTGATGCACGAGAACGACAGCTCGGTGGATTTGAGCGAACCCTGGTTGTATCGCCTGCAGGATTCCAGTCACGGTTTTACCGAGATGATCGAGCAGATCATGGCGCTGGCCGAGACCCGTTTGAAGAAGCTCGATCAGCGCCGTCGGGAAACCGTGCCGGCGTCCGAGCTGATCCTGGGCATGCAATGCGGTGGCAGTGATGCGTTCTCCGGGATCACCGCTAACCCGGCCCTGGGCTACGCCTCGGACTTGCTGTTGCGTGCGGGTGCGACGGTGATGTTCTCCGAAGTGACCGAAGTGCGCGACGCGATCTACCTGCTGACTTCGCGCGCGCAAACCAGGGAAGTCGCTCAGGAGTTGGTGCGGGAAATGGACTGGTATGACCGTTACCTGGCCAAGGGGGAAGCGGATCGCAGTGCCAACACCACGCCGGGCAACAAGAAAGGCGGGTTGTCGAACATTGTCGAGAAATCCCTGGGGTCGATCGTCAAGTCCGGCAGCAGTGCTATCACTGGCGTGCTCGGCCCTGGCGAGCGCTTCAAGCAAAAAGGCCTGATCTTTTGCGCAACGCCGGCCAGCGACTTTGTCTGCGGAACCTTGCAACTGGCGGCGGGGATGAACCTGCACGTGTTCACCACCGGTCGTGGCACGCCTTATGGATTGGCGATGGCGCCCGTGGTGAAGGTATCGACCCGCACTGAGCTGGCACAGCGCTGGCCAGACCTGATCGACATCGACGCGGGGCGAATCGCCACCGGACGCGCCTCCATCGAGGACCTCGGCTGGGAGTTGTTCCACTACTACCTGGACGTGGCCAGCGGCAAGAAACAGACGTGGGCGGAGCGGCACAAGCTGCATAACGACATCACCTTGTTCAATCCGGCGCCAATCACGTAA
- a CDS encoding MFS transporter, which yields MQSTKPTHVRYLILLMLFLVTTINYADRATIAIAGSSLQKDLGIDAVTLGYIFSAFGWAYVAGQIPGGWLLDRFGSKKIYALSIFTWSLFTVLQGYVGEFGMSTAIVALFMLRFLVGLAEAPSFPGNARIVAAWFPTAERGTASAIFNSAQYFATVLFAPLMGWIVYTFGWQHVFVVMGSIGIVFSLIWLKVIHSPRQHPMINDAEFKHIAENGGMVDMDQDKGKGKKVDGPKWDYIRQLLTNRMMLGVYLGQYCINGITYFFLTWFPVYLVQERGMTILKAGFIASLPAICGFIGGVLGGVISDYLLRKGHSLTFARKAPIIAGLLVSSSIVACNYVDIEWMVVGFMALAFFGKGVGALGWAVVSDTSPKQIAGLSGGLFNMFGNLASITTPIVIGYIISSTGSFKWALVFVGCNALVAVFSYLVIVGPIKRVVLKEPPMGGPEMNNKLSQAHS from the coding sequence ATGCAATCGACCAAGCCGACTCACGTCCGCTATTTGATCTTGCTCATGCTTTTCCTGGTGACCACGATCAACTACGCCGACCGGGCTACCATCGCCATTGCCGGCTCCAGCCTGCAAAAAGACCTCGGCATCGACGCGGTCACCCTTGGCTATATCTTCTCTGCATTCGGTTGGGCCTACGTGGCCGGGCAAATTCCCGGTGGCTGGCTGCTGGACCGTTTCGGCTCGAAAAAAATCTATGCCTTGAGCATTTTCACCTGGTCGCTGTTCACCGTCCTGCAGGGTTATGTCGGTGAGTTCGGCATGTCCACGGCGATTGTCGCGCTGTTCATGCTGCGCTTCCTGGTGGGCCTGGCCGAAGCGCCGTCCTTTCCCGGCAACGCTCGCATCGTGGCGGCCTGGTTCCCAACCGCTGAACGCGGCACGGCATCGGCGATCTTCAACTCCGCTCAATACTTCGCCACGGTGCTGTTCGCGCCGCTCATGGGCTGGATCGTCTACACCTTTGGCTGGCAGCATGTGTTTGTCGTGATGGGCAGCATCGGTATCGTGTTCTCTCTGATCTGGCTGAAAGTTATCCACAGCCCGCGTCAGCACCCGATGATCAATGACGCCGAGTTCAAGCACATCGCCGAGAACGGCGGCATGGTCGACATGGACCAGGACAAAGGCAAGGGCAAAAAGGTCGACGGGCCAAAGTGGGACTACATTCGCCAGCTGTTGACCAACCGCATGATGCTCGGCGTCTACCTCGGCCAATACTGCATCAACGGCATCACTTACTTCTTCCTGACCTGGTTCCCGGTGTACCTGGTGCAAGAGCGCGGCATGACCATCCTCAAGGCCGGCTTCATTGCCTCGTTGCCAGCGATCTGCGGCTTTATTGGTGGCGTGCTCGGCGGGGTGATTTCCGACTACCTGCTGCGCAAGGGGCATTCCCTGACGTTCGCCCGCAAGGCGCCGATCATTGCCGGCCTGCTGGTTTCCAGCAGCATCGTGGCGTGTAACTACGTCGATATCGAATGGATGGTCGTGGGCTTCATGGCGCTGGCGTTCTTCGGCAAGGGCGTGGGCGCGCTTGGCTGGGCGGTGGTCTCTGATACTTCGCCGAAACAGATCGCCGGTTTGAGCGGTGGCCTGTTCAACATGTTTGGCAACCTCGCCTCGATCACCACCCCGATCGTGATCGGTTACATCATCAGCTCCACCGGATCGTTCAAGTGGGCGCTGGTGTTTGTCGGTTGCAACGCACTGGTCGCGGTGTTCAGCTATCTGGTCATCGTCGGTCCGATCAAACGCGTTGTGCTCAAAGAACCACCGATGGGCGGTCCTGAAATGAATAACAAGTTGTCTCAAGCGCATTCCTGA
- a CDS encoding FadR/GntR family transcriptional regulator, producing MENLNDTPRLPRKRRSLAQELVTVLSEQIRDGHLKRGDKLPTESAIMDAHGVSRTVVREAISRLQAAGQVETRHGIGTFVLDTPSPSGFRIDPATVVTLRDVLAILELRISLEVESAGLAAQRRTPEQLALMRAALDALNESVSHAGDAVASDFQFHLQIALSTGNRYFTDIMTHLGTSIIPRTRLNSARLAHDDQQHYMNRLSREHEEIYDAIARQDSDAARAAMRLHLTNSRERLRHAHEEAEAQRG from the coding sequence ATGGAAAACCTGAACGACACACCACGCCTCCCTCGCAAGCGCCGCAGCCTCGCGCAGGAACTGGTGACGGTGCTGTCCGAGCAGATCCGCGACGGCCACCTCAAGCGTGGTGACAAGTTGCCCACCGAGTCGGCAATCATGGACGCCCATGGCGTCAGCCGCACGGTGGTGCGCGAGGCGATTTCCCGTCTGCAGGCGGCGGGGCAGGTGGAAACCCGCCACGGTATCGGCACCTTCGTTCTCGACACCCCGAGCCCGAGCGGTTTCCGTATCGATCCGGCAACAGTGGTGACCTTGCGTGATGTGCTGGCCATCCTGGAGCTGCGCATCAGCCTGGAGGTGGAGTCCGCCGGTCTGGCCGCGCAACGCCGAACCCCTGAGCAGTTGGCGTTGATGCGCGCGGCACTGGATGCCTTGAATGAAAGCGTCTCCCACGCCGGCGATGCCGTGGCCTCGGACTTCCAGTTCCACCTGCAAATCGCCCTGTCGACCGGCAACCGCTACTTCACCGACATCATGACCCACCTGGGCACCAGCATCATTCCGCGCACTCGCCTCAATTCCGCGCGGCTGGCCCACGATGACCAGCAGCACTACATGAATCGCCTGAGCCGCGAGCACGAAGAAATCTACGATGCGATTGCTCGCCAGGATTCCGATGCGGCCCGCGCGGCCATGCGTTTGCACCTGACGAACAGCCGCGAGCGGTTGCGTCATGCCCATGAAGAGGCAGAGGCGCAGCGGGGGTAG
- a CDS encoding ATP-binding protein — MLAPVQITSATRQNLWRLTFIRTLVLAAQAGSVGLAYWFELLPLPWFQLAATLGCSMLLCAFTAIRLRTSWPVTELEYALQLACDLFIHSALLYFSGGSTNPFVSYYLVPLTIAAVTLPWRYSVILSGIALTMYTLLLARFYPLQTFPIARENLQVYGMWLSFALAAAVITFFAARMAEELRRQEELRAIRREEGLRDQQLLAVATQAAGAAHELGTPLATMSVLLKEMRQDHHDPMLQDDLSVLQDQVKLCKETLQQLVRAAEANRRLAVEMQDVTDWLDEALNRWHLMRPEASYRFQRLGQGKVPRMAPPPDLTQALLNLLNNAADACPEGLQVTLDWDADNLTISIRDHGAGVPLAIAEQIGKPFFTTKGKGFGLGLFLSKASVTRAGGSVKLYSHEEGGTLTELRLPRVARGDQHE, encoded by the coding sequence ATGCTCGCCCCCGTTCAAATTACCTCCGCAACTCGCCAGAATCTCTGGCGGCTGACGTTCATCCGCACTTTAGTGTTGGCCGCCCAGGCCGGCTCCGTGGGCCTGGCCTACTGGTTTGAATTGCTGCCGTTGCCCTGGTTCCAGCTGGCGGCGACCCTCGGTTGCTCGATGCTGTTGTGTGCGTTCACGGCGATTCGCCTGCGTACGTCATGGCCGGTGACAGAACTCGAATACGCCTTGCAACTGGCCTGCGACCTGTTTATCCACAGTGCCTTGCTGTACTTTTCGGGCGGCTCGACCAACCCGTTCGTGTCTTATTACCTGGTGCCACTGACCATCGCGGCCGTGACATTGCCGTGGCGTTATTCGGTGATCCTGTCCGGTATCGCGTTGACGATGTACACCCTGTTGCTGGCGCGCTTTTATCCGTTGCAGACCTTCCCGATCGCTCGGGAAAACCTGCAGGTTTACGGGATGTGGCTGAGTTTTGCCCTCGCCGCGGCGGTCATCACCTTCTTCGCCGCGCGCATGGCCGAAGAGTTGCGCCGTCAGGAAGAACTGCGCGCCATTCGCCGCGAAGAAGGACTGCGCGACCAGCAATTGCTGGCCGTGGCCACCCAGGCGGCCGGCGCCGCCCATGAACTGGGTACGCCACTGGCGACCATGAGCGTGTTGCTCAAGGAAATGCGCCAGGATCACCACGACCCGATGCTGCAGGACGACCTGAGCGTGCTGCAGGATCAGGTCAAGCTGTGCAAAGAGACCTTGCAACAACTGGTGCGCGCCGCCGAAGCCAATCGCCGCCTGGCCGTGGAGATGCAGGACGTCACCGACTGGCTCGATGAGGCACTGAACCGCTGGCACCTGATGCGCCCGGAAGCCAGCTATCGCTTCCAGCGCCTGGGTCAAGGCAAGGTGCCGCGCATGGCTCCACCGCCGGACCTGACCCAGGCCCTGTTGAATTTGCTGAACAACGCCGCCGATGCCTGTCCCGAGGGCCTGCAAGTGACGCTGGACTGGGATGCGGATAACCTGACGATCAGCATTCGCGACCACGGAGCCGGTGTACCGCTGGCCATCGCCGAGCAGATTGGCAAGCCATTTTTTACCACCAAGGGCAAAGGTTTCGGCCTGGGCCTGTTTTTGAGCAAGGCCAGCGTGACACGCGCCGGCGGCTCAGTGAAACTCTACAGTCATGAGGAAGGCGGCACGCTCACCGAGCTGCGCCTGCCCCGTGTCGCCCGAGGAGACCAACATGAGTGA
- a CDS encoding response regulator transcription factor: MSDEIQVEGEELPHLLLVDDDATFTRVMARAMARRGFRVSTAGSAEEGLAMAQADLPDYAALDLKMDGDSGLVLLPKLLEMDPEMRVVILTGYSSIATAVEAIKRGACNYLCKPADADDVLAALLSEHADLDSLVPENPMSVDRLQWEHIQRVLTEHEGNISATARALGMHRRTLQRKLQKRPVRR; the protein is encoded by the coding sequence ATGAGTGACGAAATCCAAGTCGAAGGCGAAGAACTGCCGCATTTGCTGCTGGTCGATGACGACGCAACATTTACCCGCGTCATGGCTCGAGCGATGGCTCGCCGTGGTTTTCGCGTCAGTACCGCCGGTTCCGCCGAAGAAGGCCTGGCGATGGCCCAGGCCGATCTGCCGGACTACGCCGCCCTGGACCTGAAAATGGACGGCGACTCGGGTCTGGTGTTGTTGCCCAAATTGCTGGAAATGGACCCGGAAATGCGCGTGGTGATCCTCACGGGTTACTCGAGCATTGCCACCGCCGTCGAGGCGATCAAGCGCGGTGCCTGCAACTACCTGTGCAAACCGGCGGATGCCGACGACGTTCTGGCCGCGCTGCTTTCCGAGCATGCCGACCTCGACAGCCTGGTGCCGGAGAATCCGATGTCGGTCGACCGTCTGCAGTGGGAGCATATCCAGCGCGTCTTGACCGAGCACGAAGGCAACATCTCCGCCACGGCCCGCGCCCTGGGCATGCATCGCCGCACGCTGCAGCGCAAACTGCAGAAGCGCCCCGTTCGCCGCTGA